The following coding sequences lie in one Dehalococcoidia bacterium genomic window:
- a CDS encoding GMC family oxidoreductase N-terminal domain-containing protein, which produces MPYDAIVVGAGSAGSVIAARLSEDPRRSVLLLEAGPDYADLASTPPDLLNGLWNSTRPHDWRFRAHHSQTGRPHLMPRGRVTGGSSAVNTTIALRGVPEDYDAWAALGNGEWSWESVLPFFRAMEHDVDFADDFHGQSGPIPVRRYSYTRNELVNWQRAFVDACRHLGLSSAADNNDPNATGCGPHPMNREGSLRISTAIAYLAPARGRPNLTVRGDTHVRRVLLDGSRAVGVEIETDGAPESIFADLIVLCAGALQSPAILIRSGIGGREALGRLGLPVAVELAGVCEHLCDHPVAGVIYEPRPGVCRTDVPSVQVTYRYTAAGSDQRNDMQVMPVSFYQTADGPVYSIGVVVEQVRGHGRLVVESLNPRLQPRIESHFLEDEEDLRRMVDGMRLALRLGETEPLRALHTGIRRPRAQHLESDASLAAWVRRVADSGFHPCGTAKMGPASDPMAVVDQHGRVYGVRGLLVADASIMPTVPRANTNFTSIMIGERIGAWLRDGMAGTDVAAAPAHAIASKDLQAVAPNGRPMPEHPVAPRPTRSPFAVARDRGADYLESRQREDGLLGDESGGLGGFYKATYALAAAGRTRAAGRMAGWLRRNAATPEGDFVGDWERGGLADLYPYGNAWIAAGLIRAGAIGLGGRGLDFLATMQDPESGGLRTRIDRNGPEVRQEVMSSAMAGVAALIGGRLEMADGVARFLRTVLAAQPRPAEMLCHVYTPAQGVITEFPEEKAREFAVIANRPLQAYFMYGIGAAFMTGYAQARGDGRALDDAAAFLLPALNATDAMYETAQVGKVAWGAALLAGATGDRTHRDLALRAAGALLAQQNPDGSWDNTGGYTTEGSRDEVTAEFVAIMDWVEQGLAGASLDGFRPPTPAALLAGAPASGRR; this is translated from the coding sequence ATGCCCTACGACGCGATCGTGGTCGGCGCCGGCTCGGCCGGCTCGGTGATCGCCGCCCGGCTCAGCGAAGATCCGCGGCGCTCCGTGCTGCTGCTGGAGGCCGGGCCGGACTACGCCGATCTCGCCAGCACACCGCCGGACCTGCTCAACGGCCTCTGGAACTCGACCCGGCCGCACGACTGGCGCTTCCGCGCCCATCATTCCCAGACGGGCCGCCCGCACCTGATGCCGCGCGGCCGCGTCACCGGCGGCTCCTCGGCGGTGAACACGACGATCGCCCTGCGCGGCGTGCCGGAGGACTACGACGCGTGGGCGGCGCTCGGCAACGGCGAGTGGTCCTGGGAGAGCGTCCTGCCGTTCTTCCGCGCCATGGAGCACGACGTCGACTTCGCCGACGACTTTCACGGCCAGTCCGGCCCGATCCCGGTGCGGCGTTACTCCTATACGCGCAATGAGCTGGTCAACTGGCAGCGCGCCTTCGTGGACGCCTGCCGGCACCTCGGCCTGTCCAGCGCCGCCGACAACAACGACCCCAACGCCACTGGCTGTGGCCCGCACCCGATGAACCGCGAGGGCAGCCTGCGCATCTCGACCGCGATCGCCTACCTGGCGCCGGCGCGCGGCCGGCCGAACCTGACCGTGCGCGGCGACACGCACGTGCGCCGCGTGCTGCTGGATGGCTCGCGGGCGGTGGGCGTCGAGATCGAGACCGATGGGGCGCCGGAATCGATCTTCGCGGACCTGATCGTGCTCTGCGCCGGCGCACTGCAAAGCCCGGCGATCCTGATCCGCTCCGGCATCGGCGGGCGCGAGGCACTTGGCCGGCTCGGGCTGCCTGTCGCCGTGGAGCTGGCGGGCGTCTGCGAACACCTCTGCGACCACCCGGTGGCCGGCGTGATCTACGAACCACGGCCGGGGGTCTGCCGCACGGACGTGCCCTCGGTGCAGGTGACGTACCGCTATACGGCGGCAGGCAGCGATCAGCGCAACGACATGCAGGTGATGCCGGTTTCCTTCTACCAGACCGCAGACGGGCCGGTGTATTCGATCGGCGTCGTCGTGGAGCAGGTGCGCGGCCACGGCCGGCTCGTGGTCGAGTCGCTGAACCCGCGTCTGCAGCCGCGCATCGAGTCGCACTTTCTGGAAGACGAGGAAGACCTGCGGCGCATGGTTGACGGCATGCGCCTGGCGCTGCGCCTGGGCGAGACGGAGCCGCTGCGCGCGCTGCATACCGGCATCCGCCGGCCGCGCGCGCAGCACCTGGAAAGCGATGCGTCGTTGGCGGCCTGGGTGCGGCGGGTGGCCGACTCCGGCTTTCATCCCTGCGGCACGGCGAAGATGGGGCCGGCGAGCGACCCCATGGCCGTAGTCGATCAGCACGGCCGCGTATACGGCGTGCGGGGGCTGCTGGTGGCCGACGCCTCGATCATGCCGACGGTGCCGCGCGCCAACACCAACTTCACCTCGATCATGATCGGCGAGCGCATCGGCGCCTGGCTGCGCGACGGCATGGCGGGCACCGACGTCGCCGCTGCTCCGGCGCACGCCATTGCGTCCAAAGACCTGCAGGCCGTCGCACCGAACGGCCGGCCTATGCCGGAACACCCGGTCGCGCCGCGCCCCACACGCAGCCCGTTCGCCGTTGCCAGGGATCGCGGCGCAGATTATCTCGAATCCCGCCAGCGCGAGGACGGCCTCTTGGGCGACGAATCCGGCGGCCTGGGCGGCTTCTACAAGGCGACCTACGCCCTGGCAGCGGCCGGTCGCACGCGGGCCGCCGGGCGGATGGCCGGCTGGCTGCGCAGGAACGCAGCCACGCCGGAGGGCGACTTCGTCGGCGACTGGGAACGCGGCGGTCTTGCCGATCTGTATCCGTACGGCAACGCCTGGATCGCGGCCGGGCTGATTCGCGCCGGCGCCATCGGCCTCGGCGGCCGTGGGCTGGACTTCCTCGCGACGATGCAAGACCCGGAGTCGGGCGGCCTGCGCACACGCATCGACCGCAACGGCCCGGAGGTGCGGCAGGAGGTGATGTCCAGCGCAATGGCAGGCGTCGCGGCGCTGATCGGCGGGCGGCTGGAGATGGCGGACGGTGTCGCCCGCTTCCTGCGCACCGTGCTGGCGGCGCAGCCGCGGCCGGCGGAGATGCTTTGCCACGTCTATACCCCCGCGCAAGGCGTGATCACCGAGTTTCCGGAGGAGAAGGCGCGCGAGTTCGCCGTGATCGCAAACCGGCCGCTGCAGGCGTACTTCATGTACGGCATCGGCGCCGCCTTCATGACCGGCTACGCACAGGCTCGCGGCGACGGCCGCGCCCTCGACGACGCGGCCGCCTTCCTGCTGCCCGCCCTCAACGCGACGGACGCGATGTACGAGACGGCGCAGGTGGGCAAGGTCGCCTGGGGCGCGGCGCTGCTGGCCGGCGCGACGGGAGACAGGACGCACCGCGATCTCGCCCTCCGCGCCGCCGGGGCGCTGCTGGCGCAGCAGAACCCGGACGGCAGCTGGGACAACACCGGCGGCTACACGACGGAAGGCTCTCGCGACGAGGTCACGGCCGAGTTCGTGGCGATCATGGACTGGGTCGAGCAGGGGCTGGCCGGCGCCTCGCTCGACGGATTCAGGCCCCCGACACCGGCCGCGCTGCTGGCGGGCGCGCCGGCGAGCGGGCGGCGATGA
- a CDS encoding hydroxyacid dehydrogenase, with amino-acid sequence MSVRIVIPDDFPPAYAGRPELEELRKLGEVTLYGDRADTREELVQRLAGADAAINVRAYTRFDEELFAALPRLKHVAIFGVGTDNFDLDAATRHGVIVSNCPGENARSVAELAIALMLAVARTIPAYDRDVRAGLWKHYHGIELEGKTLGVLGLGSIGRHVARMGAGLGMKVVAWSPTRDEARAAALSLTQLELGGVLRQADVLQVCVALSERTRGLIGERQFALMKPGAILVNTARAPIVDEPALIAALQSGRLRGAGLDVFASEPLAPDSPLRALENVVLTPHAGWVTTEASARLLIAPVRNLANWLAGQPTNVVNPAALARTTDPAPSPNAGGRERGNPLDEGPGTR; translated from the coding sequence ATGAGCGTGCGCATCGTCATTCCCGACGACTTCCCTCCGGCCTACGCCGGCCGGCCGGAGCTGGAGGAGCTGCGCAAGCTCGGCGAGGTCACGCTCTACGGCGACCGCGCCGACACGCGCGAGGAGCTCGTGCAACGGCTGGCCGGCGCGGACGCAGCGATCAACGTGCGCGCCTACACGCGCTTCGACGAGGAGCTGTTTGCAGCGCTGCCGCGGCTCAAGCACGTCGCCATCTTCGGCGTCGGCACCGACAACTTCGACCTCGACGCGGCCACGCGGCACGGCGTAATCGTCAGCAACTGCCCCGGAGAAAACGCGCGCTCGGTGGCCGAGCTGGCGATCGCGCTGATGCTCGCCGTGGCGCGCACGATCCCGGCCTACGACCGCGACGTGCGCGCCGGACTCTGGAAGCACTACCATGGCATAGAGCTGGAGGGCAAGACACTCGGCGTGCTTGGCCTGGGCAGTATCGGACGGCACGTGGCGCGCATGGGCGCAGGGCTGGGGATGAAGGTCGTGGCCTGGAGCCCGACACGTGACGAAGCCCGCGCGGCTGCCCTCAGCCTCACACAGCTTGAGCTCGGCGGCGTCCTGCGTCAGGCCGACGTGCTGCAAGTCTGTGTCGCCCTCTCCGAGCGCACGCGCGGGCTGATCGGCGAGCGGCAGTTCGCACTGATGAAGCCGGGCGCGATCCTGGTCAACACCGCCCGCGCCCCGATCGTGGACGAGCCGGCGTTGATCGCCGCGCTGCAGTCGGGCCGGCTGCGCGGCGCGGGCCTCGACGTCTTCGCGTCGGAGCCGCTGGCGCCGGACAGCCCGCTGCGAGCGCTGGAGAACGTCGTGCTCACGCCGCACGCCGGCTGGGTCACGACCGAGGCCAGCGCCCGCCTGCTGATCGCGCCGGTGCGCAACCTCGCCAACTGGCTTGCCGGCCAGCCGACGAACGTGGTGAACCCTGCGGCGCTCGCCCGCACAACTGACCCCGCTCCCTCTCCCAATGCTGGAGGGAGGGAGCGGGGCAATCCACTGGATGAAGGTCCGGGGACTCGCTGA
- a CDS encoding enoyl-CoA hydratase-related protein, whose protein sequence is MTSAAKAYSDILYEKHDDGVLVLTLNRPERMNALGGELASELMDAFARARLDDDVRAVVLTGAGRGFCAGADLSRGTPKSGDTARHARLDRMGRAGPFMLALRDIDKPTIGAINGVAAGAGIGIATSLDIRIASSEARFTTVFIKRGLGPDFGSSYFIPRLVGSARAYELFFTGRFVTAEEALQIGLVNRVVEPSRLMDEALALARELAAGPPMAMTFTRRALQRSLQSTLEQQLEFEWTNQIVALDSEDAREGVQAWAEKRTPHFEGR, encoded by the coding sequence ATGACCAGCGCCGCGAAAGCCTACAGCGACATTCTCTACGAAAAGCACGACGACGGCGTGCTCGTCCTGACGCTTAACCGGCCCGAACGCATGAACGCGCTCGGCGGCGAGCTTGCGTCCGAGTTGATGGACGCCTTCGCCCGCGCCCGCCTCGATGACGACGTGCGCGCCGTGGTGCTTACCGGCGCCGGTCGCGGCTTCTGCGCGGGCGCCGATCTCTCGCGCGGCACGCCGAAGAGCGGGGACACCGCCCGCCACGCACGCTTGGACCGCATGGGCCGCGCTGGCCCGTTCATGCTCGCGCTGCGCGACATTGACAAGCCGACGATCGGCGCGATCAACGGCGTGGCCGCCGGCGCCGGCATCGGCATCGCCACCTCGCTCGACATCCGCATCGCCTCCAGCGAAGCCCGCTTCACCACGGTCTTCATCAAGCGCGGCCTGGGGCCGGACTTCGGCTCGTCCTACTTCATTCCGAGGCTGGTCGGCAGCGCGCGGGCCTACGAGCTGTTCTTCACCGGCCGCTTCGTCACGGCGGAGGAGGCGCTGCAGATCGGCCTCGTCAATCGCGTGGTCGAGCCATCGAGGCTGATGGACGAGGCGCTGGCGCTGGCGCGCGAGCTGGCCGCCGGCCCGCCCATGGCGATGACCTTCACGCGGCGCGCCCTGCAGCGCAGCCTGCAAAGTACGCTGGAACAGCAGCTTGAGTTCGAGTGGACCAACCAGATCGTGGCGCTCGACTCCGAGGACGCGCGCGAGGGCGTGCAGGCCTGGGCGGAGAAGCGCACGCCGCACTTCGAAGGGCGCTGA
- a CDS encoding RidA family protein yields MAHEILKPGAVHPTTGYSHATRAGKTLYISGQVAQDSDGKLVGPGDIAAQAAQVFANLQNVVEAAGGKMQNIVKLNTYTTSLAYRPAIAEARSKYWQSDWPASTFVVISSLATPDFLVEIEAIAELD; encoded by the coding sequence ATGGCTCACGAGATCCTGAAGCCGGGCGCCGTGCACCCCACCACCGGCTATTCACACGCCACGCGCGCCGGCAAGACGCTCTACATCAGCGGGCAGGTCGCGCAGGACAGCGATGGCAAGCTGGTCGGGCCGGGCGACATCGCCGCGCAGGCGGCGCAGGTCTTCGCCAACTTGCAGAACGTCGTGGAAGCCGCCGGCGGCAAGATGCAGAACATCGTCAAGCTGAATACCTACACGACAAGCCTCGCCTACCGGCCGGCGATTGCGGAGGCGCGGAGCAAGTACTGGCAGTCCGACTGGCCGGCCAGCACGTTCGTCGTGATCTCCAGCCTCGCCACGCCAGATTTCCTCGTGGAGATCGAGGCGATCGCGGAGCTGGACTGA
- a CDS encoding alpha/beta hydrolase — translation MTQQVVSHTAEFRGGPFYDALPDNTAIEPQRLFADDSAESAGVLYYPAGRLPRTVCCLMHPRGDFARHYAVPYLVAAGYAAWGHNSRYLNNDTEAIHERLVLDIAAGLRHLRARGFQNIVLLGNSGGASLYAFYQAQAVLPPAEREQDTPGGSHVDLTGDLPAGDGFVALAAHSGEGLFMLQSIDPSVTDEADPLSCDPALDMFNPENGYDPGTGTATYARGWLASYREAQRARHLRLDAIARAHLAEEREGAGAAAGSGMAPYALIRARRRAIPHRLMLIYRTVANPAYLDLSIDPNRRPIGTIFGGPTARPEFGNYFSSNISRVLSPRAWLSTWSGTSSRANFVENARSITVPTLFTAADGDSDILPANADSMWNAIAAPDKVRHDLSGADHYLRPLPDAPGTNPRAEFAGILAAWLKQRFPA, via the coding sequence ATGACACAGCAGGTGGTTTCCCACACCGCCGAGTTCCGCGGAGGGCCGTTTTACGATGCGCTCCCCGATAACACGGCGATCGAGCCGCAGCGGCTCTTCGCCGACGACAGCGCCGAGAGCGCCGGCGTGCTCTACTATCCCGCCGGCCGGCTGCCGCGCACCGTGTGCTGCCTGATGCACCCCCGCGGCGACTTCGCCCGCCACTACGCCGTGCCCTACCTGGTGGCGGCCGGCTACGCGGCCTGGGGGCACAACAGCCGCTACCTCAACAACGACACCGAAGCGATTCATGAGCGGCTGGTGCTGGACATCGCCGCTGGGTTACGTCACCTGCGCGCCCGCGGCTTTCAGAACATCGTGCTGCTCGGCAACAGCGGCGGTGCCTCGCTCTATGCCTTCTACCAGGCGCAGGCGGTGCTGCCGCCGGCGGAACGCGAGCAGGACACGCCCGGCGGCAGCCACGTGGACCTGACCGGCGACCTGCCTGCAGGCGACGGCTTCGTGGCGCTGGCCGCGCACTCGGGCGAGGGGCTGTTCATGCTGCAAAGCATCGACCCCTCGGTCACGGACGAGGCCGACCCGCTCTCCTGCGACCCCGCGCTCGACATGTTCAACCCGGAGAACGGCTACGACCCGGGAACGGGCACGGCGACGTACGCCCGCGGTTGGCTGGCAAGCTACCGAGAGGCGCAGCGGGCGCGCCACCTGCGGCTCGATGCGATCGCCCGCGCCCACCTGGCCGAGGAACGGGAGGGAGCGGGCGCGGCGGCCGGCAGCGGCATGGCGCCGTACGCGCTGATTCGCGCCCGCCGCCGCGCGATTCCGCACCGGCTGATGCTGATCTACCGCACCGTGGCGAATCCGGCCTATCTCGACCTGAGCATCGACCCGAATCGCCGGCCGATCGGCACGATCTTCGGCGGCCCGACGGCGCGGCCGGAGTTCGGCAACTACTTCTCCAGCAACATCTCGCGCGTGCTCTCGCCCCGCGCCTGGCTTTCGACCTGGAGCGGCACGTCGTCGCGGGCGAACTTCGTCGAGAACGCGCGCAGCATCACCGTGCCGACACTGTTCACAGCGGCCGATGGCGACAGCGATATCCTGCCCGCCAACGCCGATTCGATGTGGAACGCGATCGCGGCGCCGGACAAGGTGCGCCACGACCTCAGCGGCGCCGACCACTACCTGCGCCCGCTGCCGGACGCACCGGGCACAAACCCGCGCGCGGAGTTCGCGGGCATCCTCGCGGCATGGCTGAAGCAGCGCTTCCCCGCCTGA
- a CDS encoding VOC family protein has protein sequence MIRAQGVHHLALVCSDMDRTVRFYTDVMGMKLTAKLNIRGGAKHYFFDMGGGNQLAFFWFPEAPEAQPGVGNAGYTQFHSAHASMHHVAFTVENEDELWAAWDRLEEAGVESMWALDHEFCKSIYFRDPDGILLEFACWVRALDERDLDDSVQTRATPITRPTKVPVGV, from the coding sequence ATGATCCGGGCACAGGGCGTTCACCACCTCGCGCTGGTTTGCAGCGATATGGACCGCACGGTGCGGTTCTACACCGACGTGATGGGCATGAAGCTCACCGCGAAGCTGAATATCCGCGGCGGCGCGAAGCACTACTTCTTCGACATGGGCGGCGGCAACCAGCTCGCCTTCTTCTGGTTCCCCGAGGCGCCCGAGGCGCAGCCCGGCGTCGGCAACGCCGGCTACACGCAGTTCCACAGCGCGCACGCCTCAATGCACCACGTGGCCTTCACCGTCGAGAACGAAGACGAGCTCTGGGCCGCCTGGGATCGGCTGGAAGAGGCCGGCGTCGAGTCGATGTGGGCGCTTGATCACGAGTTCTGCAAGTCGATTTACTTCCGCGACCCGGACGGCATCCTGCTGGAGTTCGCCTGCTGGGTGCGCGCGTTGGACGAGCGCGACCTCGACGACTCGGTGCAGACCCGCGCCACGCCGATCACCCGCCCCACGAAGGTGCCGGTGGGCGTGTAA
- a CDS encoding HAD family hydrolase — translation MPPSAILFDFYGTLASGQNLGNVRELELFAQFGYRVDAEQLRRSRAAVQARLDGPEPIDHREFSVSRERYNEFQRRHYAVGLRECGVDPDHPGLFERLCELWDDPSPIYLFDDALPVLAELRGAGYRLGLVSNWSWGLETILQRTGLAPLLECAVVSARAGYRKPHPAIYRLALDALGLEADEVLFVGDNPHADVDGPLAVGMAPVQIDRVGEALRRPGIPCISELAGLFKLLPEGRAASRHFP, via the coding sequence ATGCCGCCGAGCGCTATCCTCTTCGACTTCTACGGCACGCTGGCCTCCGGCCAAAACCTCGGCAACGTGCGTGAGTTGGAACTGTTCGCCCAGTTCGGCTACCGGGTCGACGCCGAGCAACTCCGCCGCAGCCGCGCGGCAGTGCAGGCGCGGCTCGACGGGCCGGAGCCGATCGACCACCGCGAGTTCAGCGTGAGCCGTGAGCGGTACAACGAGTTTCAGCGCCGCCATTATGCCGTCGGGCTGCGCGAATGCGGCGTCGATCCGGACCATCCGGGACTGTTCGAGCGGCTTTGCGAACTGTGGGACGACCCGTCGCCGATCTACCTCTTCGACGACGCCCTGCCCGTGCTGGCCGAGCTGCGCGGTGCCGGCTACCGCCTCGGCCTCGTCTCGAACTGGTCGTGGGGACTGGAGACGATCCTGCAGCGTACCGGCCTGGCGCCGCTGCTGGAGTGCGCCGTGGTTTCGGCCCGCGCCGGCTACCGCAAGCCGCATCCGGCGATCTACCGCCTCGCGCTCGACGCGCTCGGGCTGGAGGCCGACGAAGTCCTGTTCGTGGGCGACAACCCGCACGCCGATGTCGACGGCCCGCTTGCGGTGGGTATGGCGCCGGTGCAGATCGACCGCGTGGGCGAAGCGCTTCGCCGGCCCGGAATCCCATGCATCTCTGAGCTTGCCGGACTGTTCAAGCTGCTGCCCGAGGGCCGCGCCGCGTCACGGCATTTTCCGTAG
- a CDS encoding response regulator transcription factor, with product MYHIVLLGNDDGEGRFLAGVLEQHDFRAAALAVSESAFERIQQAPPDLLLVDLEAAGTELLRRLQDDQAIAEHAAVLVMLADESLAGLDGGPPPDDVLLKPTRPGELVARVRLALRRRTNVDAQNVLRCGDLMIDLANYKVTVAGQPVELTYKEYELLRFLMSNPAKVFTREQLLNRVWGYDYFGGARTVDVHIRRLRSKIELRQGDIFIDTVRNVGYRFKDG from the coding sequence ATGTACCACATCGTGCTGCTCGGCAACGACGACGGCGAGGGGCGCTTTCTCGCCGGCGTGCTGGAGCAACACGACTTTCGCGCCGCCGCGCTGGCGGTTTCCGAATCCGCGTTCGAGCGCATCCAGCAGGCGCCGCCCGATCTCCTGCTCGTCGATCTGGAGGCGGCGGGCACGGAGTTGCTGCGCCGGCTGCAAGATGACCAGGCGATCGCGGAGCACGCCGCCGTGCTGGTGATGCTGGCCGACGAATCGCTGGCGGGTCTCGACGGCGGACCACCGCCGGACGACGTGCTGCTTAAGCCGACACGGCCCGGTGAGCTGGTGGCGCGCGTGCGGCTGGCGCTGCGCCGGAGGACGAATGTGGACGCGCAGAACGTGCTGCGCTGCGGTGACCTGATGATCGACCTCGCCAACTACAAGGTCACGGTGGCCGGCCAGCCCGTGGAGCTGACCTACAAAGAGTACGAGCTGCTGCGCTTCCTGATGAGCAATCCGGCCAAGGTCTTCACCCGCGAGCAGTTGCTCAACCGCGTCTGGGGTTACGACTACTTCGGCGGCGCCCGCACCGTGGATGTGCACATCCGCCGCCTGCGCAGCAAGATCGAGCTGCGCCAGGGCGACATCTTCATCGACACGGTGCGCAACGTGGGCTACCGTTTCAAAGACGGCTGA
- the glgX gene encoding glycogen debranching protein GlgX: MAAGPNLNVRPGRPYPLGATSDAGGANFAVFSENAEFVELCLFNRPAARAETARIRMLEVTAHVHHVYVEGVRPGQLYGYRVHGPYAPEEGHRFNPNKLLIDPYARGLAGGVNWEMPIFGFPPGHARRDLGFCRRNDAHAVPKCVVMADDFVWGDDRPPRTPWRKSVIYEVHVKGFTKLHPDVPPELRGTYAGLHSPAALRHLQQLGVTAVELLPVHAFIDDGFLLDRGLVNYWGYNTINFFTPEGRYACAQDPAGQVREFKQMVKALHAQGIEVILDVVYNHTAEGNEQGPTLSFRGLDNAAYYRLVPEQPRYYLDYTGTGNTLNVPHPQVLKLIMDSLRYWVQEMHVDGFRFDLAASLARELHDVDRLSAFFDVIHQDPVISSVKLIAEPWDVGEGGYQVGNFPVLWTEWNGKYRDTVRRYWKGDAGLISELGYRLSGSSDLYERGGRRPSASINFITCHDGFTLSDLVSYDAKHNEANGEANRDGADHNDSWNCGAEGPTDDAAIRALRARQQRNFLATLLLSQGVPMISAGDEIGRTQQGNNNAYCQDNAISWLHWDLREEQQQLLEWARRLLSFRAEQPVLRRRHFFQGRPIHGTGVEDLAWFRPDGEEMTEQEWVTSFSRSLIVKLNGEALDEIDEEGNTVRGDSLLLLLNAHHEALPFTLPAASPGTVWEIAFDTARPDLAPAACRVCEGGPAIDVEARSLVVLCRSAGEAR, encoded by the coding sequence TTGGCTGCTGGACCCAATCTCAATGTACGACCCGGCCGCCCCTACCCGCTCGGCGCCACCAGCGACGCGGGCGGCGCCAACTTCGCCGTCTTCTCTGAGAACGCGGAGTTCGTCGAGCTGTGTCTGTTTAACCGGCCGGCGGCCCGCGCGGAGACGGCTCGGATCCGCATGCTGGAAGTCACCGCGCACGTGCACCACGTCTACGTCGAAGGCGTGCGGCCCGGTCAGCTCTACGGCTACCGCGTGCACGGCCCCTACGCGCCGGAAGAGGGCCATCGCTTTAACCCGAACAAGCTGCTGATCGATCCGTACGCGCGCGGCCTCGCGGGCGGCGTCAACTGGGAGATGCCGATTTTCGGCTTCCCGCCCGGGCACGCGCGGCGCGACCTCGGCTTCTGCCGCCGCAACGACGCCCACGCCGTGCCCAAGTGCGTGGTCATGGCCGACGATTTCGTCTGGGGCGACGATCGGCCGCCACGGACACCGTGGCGCAAATCGGTGATCTACGAGGTGCACGTGAAGGGCTTCACAAAGCTGCACCCGGATGTGCCGCCGGAACTGCGCGGCACGTATGCCGGCCTGCACAGTCCTGCCGCGCTGCGCCATTTGCAACAGCTCGGCGTCACCGCGGTGGAGCTGCTGCCGGTGCACGCCTTCATCGACGACGGCTTCCTGCTCGATCGCGGGCTTGTGAACTACTGGGGCTACAACACGATCAACTTCTTTACGCCCGAAGGCCGCTACGCCTGCGCGCAAGACCCCGCCGGCCAGGTGCGCGAGTTCAAGCAGATGGTGAAGGCGCTGCACGCGCAGGGGATCGAAGTCATCCTCGACGTGGTCTACAACCACACCGCCGAGGGTAACGAGCAAGGGCCGACGTTGAGCTTCCGCGGGCTCGACAACGCCGCCTACTACCGCCTTGTGCCGGAGCAGCCCCGCTACTACTTGGACTACACGGGCACCGGCAACACGCTGAACGTGCCGCATCCGCAGGTGCTGAAGCTGATCATGGACTCGCTGCGCTACTGGGTGCAGGAGATGCACGTCGACGGCTTTCGCTTCGACCTGGCCGCGTCGCTGGCGCGCGAGCTGCACGATGTGGACCGGCTTTCGGCCTTCTTCGACGTGATTCACCAGGACCCAGTGATCTCCAGCGTGAAGCTGATCGCGGAGCCCTGGGACGTGGGCGAGGGCGGCTACCAGGTCGGCAACTTCCCCGTGCTCTGGACCGAGTGGAACGGCAAGTATCGCGACACCGTGCGCCGCTACTGGAAAGGCGACGCCGGCCTGATCTCCGAGCTCGGCTACCGCCTCTCCGGCAGCAGCGACCTCTACGAGCGCGGCGGCCGGCGACCCTCGGCCAGCATCAACTTCATCACCTGCCACGACGGCTTCACGCTGAGCGATCTCGTCAGCTACGACGCAAAGCACAACGAGGCGAACGGCGAAGCGAACCGCGACGGCGCCGACCACAACGACTCGTGGAACTGCGGCGCCGAGGGTCCGACGGACGATGCGGCGATCCGCGCCCTGCGCGCCCGCCAGCAGCGCAATTTTCTTGCCACGCTGCTGCTCTCGCAGGGGGTGCCGATGATCAGCGCCGGCGACGAGATCGGCCGTACGCAGCAGGGGAACAACAACGCCTACTGCCAGGACAATGCGATCTCCTGGCTGCACTGGGATCTGAGGGAAGAGCAGCAGCAACTGCTGGAGTGGGCGCGGCGCCTGCTTTCGTTCCGCGCCGAGCAACCGGTGCTGCGCCGCCGTCATTTCTTCCAGGGCCGGCCGATTCACGGCACCGGCGTCGAAGACCTGGCCTGGTTCCGGCCCGACGGCGAAGAGATGACCGAGCAGGAGTGGGTGACGAGCTTCAGCCGCAGCCTGATCGTGAAGCTCAACGGTGAGGCGCTGGACGAGATCGACGAAGAAGGCAACACCGTGCGCGGCGATAGCCTGCTGCTGCTGCTCAACGCGCACCACGAGGCACTGCCATTCACGCTGCCGGCAGCCTCGCCCGGCACGGTTTGGGAGATCGCATTCGACACCGCGCGCCCGGACCTGGCGCCGGCAGCGTGCCGGGTTTGCGAAGGCGGCCCGGCGATCGACGTCGAAGCGCGCTCGCTGGTGGTGCTGTGCCGGAGCGCGGGTGAGGCTCGCTGA